One window from the genome of Penaeus monodon isolate SGIC_2016 chromosome 4, NSTDA_Pmon_1, whole genome shotgun sequence encodes:
- the LOC119572598 gene encoding spidroin-1-like, whose amino-acid sequence MESPGPEVGEGGDEVDSASGEMWMLGEKGLSCTFTTRCGGISGEGVGDQGLAWRALGIRDWRGGRWGSGIGVEGVGDQGLAWRALGIRDWRGGRWGSGIGVEGVGDQGLAGGRWGSGFGAEGVGIRDWRGGRWGSGVGAEGVGDQGLAWRALGIRDWRGGRWGSGMAWRALGIRDWRGGRWDQDWRGGRWGSGIGEEGVGDQGLARRALGIRGWRGGRWGSGIGAEGVGDQGLARRASGSGIGAEGVRDQGWRGGRWGSGIGAEGVGDQGLAWRALGIRDWRGGRWGSGIGAEGVGIRDWRGGRWGSGIGAEGVGIRGWGCEAGYGVRRLRRI is encoded by the exons ATGGAGAGTCCGGGCCCGGAGGTCGGCGAGGGCGGGGATGAAGTGGATTCTGCGTCGGGAGAGATGTGGATGCTTGGGGAGAAA GGTTTGTCTTGCACATTCACGACGCGCTGTGGCGGGATTAGCGGCGAGGGCGTTGGGGATCAGGGATTGGCGTGGAGGGCGTTGGGGATCAGGGATTGGCGCGGAGGGCGTTGGGGATCAGGGATTGGCGTGGAGGGCGTTGGGGATCAGGGATTGGCGTGGAGGGCGTTGGGGATCAGGGATTGGCGCGGAGGGCGTTGGGGATCAGGGATTGGCGTGGAGGGCGTTGGGGATCAGGGATTGGCGGGAGGGCGTTGGGGATCAGGGTTTGGCGCGGAGGGCGTTGGGATCAGGGATTGGCGGGGAGGGCGTTGGGGATCAGGGGTTGGCGCGGAGGGCGTTGGGGATCAGGGATTGGCGTGGAGGGCGTTGGGGATCAGGGATTGGCGGGGAGGGCGTTGGGGATCAGGAATGGCGTGGAGGGCGTTGGGGATCAGGGATTGGCGTGGGGGGCGTTGGGATCAGGATTGGCGCGGAGGGCGTTGGGGATCAGGGATTGGCGAGGAGGGCGTTGGGGATCAGGGGTTGGCGCGGAGGGCGTTGGGGATCAGGGGTTGGCGTGGAGGGCGTTGGGGATCAGGGATTGGTGCGGAGGGCGTTGGGGATCAGGGATTGGCGCGGAGGGCGTCGGGATCAGGGATTGGCGCGGAGGGCGTCCGGGATCAGGGTTGGCGCGGAGGGCGTTGGGGATCAGGGATTGGCGCGGAGGGCGTTGGGGATCAGGGATTGGCGTGGAGGGCGTTGGGGATCAGGGATTGGCGTGGAGGGCGTTGGGGATCAGGGATTGGCGCGGAGGGCGTCGGGATCAGGGATTGGCGTGGAGGGCGTTGGGGATCAGGGATTGGCGCGGAGGGCGTCGGGATCAGGGGTTGGGGCTGCGAAGCGGGATACGGAGTCCGGAGGTTGCGGCGAATTTGA